CCAGGCCGATGCCTTGACCTTTGCTCACGATCATCGTGTTGATCCCGAGGACTTGACCGTCGAGGTTCACGAGAGGACCGCCGGAATTGCCAGGATTGATGCTCGCATCCGTCTGCAAATAGTCCTCGATCGCGTTCATCCCCACGCCAGCTCGGCCCTTTGCGCTGAGCACGCCTGTCGTGACCGTGTGACCCAGCCCGAAGGGTGAACCGATGGCGACGACCCATTCGCCCACGCGTGCTGCATCGCTGTCGGCAAACGACGCTGCGGCGAGGTTTTTCGCGTCCACTCGAAGCACGGCAAGATCCGTCGCTGGATCGCGCCCGACGACACGCGCGGCAAACGCGCGACCATCCTTGAACCGCACCGTGATGGCGCGCGCTTCTTCGATGACGTGGTTGTTCGTGAGAATGGCACCGTCGGACGAGAAGATGACACCCGAGCCCATGCCCCGGGCGACGGCGTCTTGCTTGATCCAGCGCGTGGCCGTTGCTTCGGGTTTGGCGACCGAAACCTCGATTTGCACCACCGCTGGGCTCACTTTTTCAGCAACTTCGACGAATGCGTCCCCGAGCGCTCGGATCTGCGCTGTCGATGGCGCAACCGTCGCCGGTGAGCGGGCCGGCGGTGCCGTTTGAGCTCGAACGGATGTCGTCATCGAACAGAGCCCGATCGTCACGAGCGTCGACGCGAGCATGAAGTAGGGGCGCATCGTTCCTCCGATATCAAACGGCCTCGAGCATCGAGAACGTCGTGATCCCCGAACGGACGGTCGGGGTACGAGAGCTCCCATGATGAATCCATCGAGCCGCGGGCGCAGCTAGCAACCGCGACGTCAGCGTTGTTCGCCATCCGGCCAGGGTGAAGATCCCTCGTCGGATAACGCCATGGACATCAAGTAAAGCCCTTCGGGTGGCGCCGTGATGCCCAGGTCATCGCGCCTTTGCGACGCAAGCGCGCGCGATATCGCTCCAGGCACTCGCCTCTTGCGTGCAACGTCCATCAGCGTGCCCACCAGGATGCGCACCATGTTGTGCATGAACGCGTTGCCCTCGACGTCGATTCGCACGATGCGCGGATCGGCCGCATCGATCTCGACGGACAACCGATCGATCGTACGAACCGTGTTCACCCGCTGATCGGCGCTCGAGCGAAACGCGGCAAAGTCATGCGTCCCGACCGCCAAACTCGCTTCACTGGCCGCTCTTTGCACCGCGGCGTCGTCCAGCCCTTCGACGCGCCAAGCGCGACCTTCGAGGAATGGATCGCGCAGTTTGTCGCGCAAAACAATGTAGCGGTAACACTTCTTCTTGCTCTCGAAGCGCGGGACGAATCCTCGCGGAACGAGCGCCGCACGCCGGATGGCAATCTCCGGGGGCAAACGGCGCGCCGTGGCGAGCACCCAGCCTCGAGGAGGAATGTCGCGCTCGGGATCGAAAGCGACACGCTGGCCGTACGCATGGACGCCCGAATCGGTGCGGCTTGCGCCGCGCACTTCACGAATGGATGGGTCGACATCACGGAGCGCTGCGAGCAGCTCGCCGGCAACCGTGCGTTGTCCAGGCTGAGGGACAAACCCTGCAAAGGGCCGACCGTCGTAGGCGACCGTGAGAAGTATGCCGGCGGTCGTTTCGAGCGAGCTCAACTAGTTGCTTCCGCCGCCACCACCGCCGCCGCCGCTGCTGCTCGTTCCACCGGTCGGCGCGGGGCCTGCACCGTAGCCATAGAGGCACGCTTCGAGCTCGAAGCTCGTAAGGCCTTCGCAACACTGCGTCGGATTGACGACCTGGCCGCCTTTGATGCAAAGCGCGAATGGGTTGCAGCCGTTGTCGACGGCGTCGTGCTTTTTCCCGTCGACATCCTGGACGCAGTCGGGCGTCGTGCCCTCGGGATCCGCACACGCTTCGGCGCCGCAAAGCAGCAGAGCGAACGCGGAGACCAGCAGCAAAGCCTTACCAAAGCCGAACGAAAGGGCAGCGGGTTTCATCGAGGTCTCGTCCATGGGCGGGAGGAAAAGAGCGCGTCGAGGTTACCGCTCGTCGCGCTTCCCTACCTTACCCATCCGCACCGCCGGAGGAAACGTCCTCGCGCACGCCTTCGTGCAAGTCGTCTGCCGCTGATGCGTCATCGGGCCGTGCCGCCCCGACCAAATAGAACGAAAGCGACGTATCGCCGTAGCGACGCGTTGCTTGCCAGACGAATGCCTTCACAGCAGGCGCTGGATCCCGACTCGCATGTTCGAGCACGACGCGAGCGTCGTCTGCACAGAGCCCTCCTGCGGCAGCAAGCTCGAGCGCAATGGCGGCTTCGGCAAGGTCTGCGTACGGCGGATCGACCAGCACGAGATCGAAAGGACCTTGCGACGACAAACCTCGAACGGCGCGAAGCACGGGGCTCGCCACGACGGTGCTCGATGCGTTCAATCCGAGCGTTTCCAGGTTGCGACGAAGCGGCGCGAGAGCAGGCCGTGCATTTTCGACAAACACGGCGCGGGCAGCTCCTCGAGACAATGCTTCGATACCGAGAGCACCGGTGCCGGCGTAAAGGTCGAGCACCACGGCGCCGCTCACGTCACCGAGCACATTGAAGAGCGCTTCGCGTACGCGATCGCTCGTGGGGCGCGTGCCGTGGCCTTTGGGCGCAACGAGTGAGCGCCCGCGTAAGGCGCCCGCGATCACGCGCATGGCTTGTCCGGATGATCAGAACTGGAAACCGACATCCACCTTGACGGCAGTTTGACTCACCCGCGGAAGAACCATGAGCCCCATCGCGGGTTTTTCCTTCGAACGCGTGCCGCTCGTGGCGACGAGGAAGATGCCGGCGCCCGCAGCAACGGCGGCGAGCGGGTAGAAGACGAGTTGCAAAAGCTCGGCTGTGCTGCCCGGTTCGCAGTAGTTGGTCAAAATCGTTTCTTTTTCCTCGGGCGTGAATTCCGGTGCTCCACCGACCGGCTTGCTCGCCGTATCCGTGCCATTCGCGATGTCACAGACGTTTGACGTCGTTGCATAACGTTGGCGAAATGCCGAATAGTCAGCGTCCTTGTTGAGCCCGTCGACCTTGGCCGTCCCCACGACGCCGAGCGCGCCGAAACCGACGCCCGCACCAATCGCAATGAAACCGCCAATCCGCTTCCAGTTTGTCGGAGTCTTATCGCCCACGGCAACGGGAACGACCGTCACGTCCGTTGGTGCGTTGGGTTTTACCGTGATTTCCGAAATCATGTCCGCATATCCGGGCGCTTTCACGATGAGCTCATGTTTGCCCGAGGGAACGAAAAACGTTCCTTGGCCACCGGTGAGCGCGCCGAGGGGTTGTCCATCGACGAACACCTGACCAGCAATGCCGCCAGCGCTCACTTTCACCTCGCCCTTGGGCGGGCCATCCGTGAGCTTCATGATGGCGTCCATCGCCACCTTTTTCAGCGCATCGTCCTGTGCTTCGGTGAGGTTCGCGCTGTAGTCGACTTTGAACGAAGTCGTGCCCTTTCCACGCACCCAAAAGCTCAGCTCTCCGACGACATTGTTGCTCTTACCCTTCGAGATCACGCCCCAGACGTACCTGTCGGCACGGATCTGATCGGCGATTCGAGATTGGCATCCTGCATCGGGAGGCTCGGGGCACTTCAGCGATAGCGTGAGCACTTCGAGCGAGTAGTCGCCTTCGGCTTGAGACCAGCCGGGCATCGCACGAACGGCTTGGCGGAGGGCTTTCGTGAGCGCCTCGGCTTGGTCGTCCGCGTCCATGGTTTGGACCGAGATGACGTGGATCGGCAGCGTATCCGGACCCGGCTCGGCCGCCTCCACAGGCGCGGTGAACATCGACGCAGACAGCACGAGGGCCGTTGCAAAACCGTATTGGGGTACGCGCATGATCATTCTCTCGCTCAAACTCATGGGCGAGACAACGTTAGCCTCCATTGGACTCGTTTCGCAATTACGCGGTGAAAGGATCGCGAAAACTAACGCCGCGTCAGTGCTTTGACGCTCATTCGAGGGATACGTGAGGGCGTTTTGCAGCAGCCGCAAAACGCCCTCACCCGAACTCGACCTTGCTCCACATGTCACGCCGCATGCGCTCTTTGCGCCGGTCGGTTCTCGTCACGAGGCGCGCGGCGCCCCACGCGGCGAGCAGTTGCCCCTCTTGCCCGAGGCCAGGCAAAACACTGCGTCCCACCAAAAGCGTGCGCTCGATGGGACCTCGAATCGGTTCGCCTCCCAGGCCCAAATACCCGGGCGGGTCGACGTCGAGCTGCCGAACCATCGGCTCGGATGCGGCTCCTGCTCCAGAGCGGCTCCATTTGTCCGCCATGTGCAGACGTCCGTCTTCGCATACCCACGGCGGCAAACCATCGTGCACAGAATCGACCACGCGCAGGTGCCGCTCGAGAAACGGCAGCTCCGAACAAAGCGTCGAAAGCACGACCTCACGCATCTGACCCATGGGCACCGGACTTCGATCGGGCACGAGCACTTCGGCCACGAGCAGCGATTCTCCAGGCGCA
Above is a window of Polyangiaceae bacterium DNA encoding:
- the rsmD gene encoding 16S rRNA (guanine(966)-N(2))-methyltransferase RsmD, whose product is MRVIAGALRGRSLVAPKGHGTRPTSDRVREALFNVLGDVSGAVVLDLYAGTGALGIEALSRGAARAVFVENARPALAPLRRNLETLGLNASSTVVASPVLRAVRGLSSQGPFDLVLVDPPYADLAEAAIALELAAAGGLCADDARVVLEHASRDPAPAVKAFVWQATRRYGDTSLSFYLVGAARPDDASAADDLHEGVREDVSSGGADG
- a CDS encoding trypsin-like peptidase domain-containing protein, producing the protein MRPYFMLASTLVTIGLCSMTTSVRAQTAPPARSPATVAPSTAQIRALGDAFVEVAEKVSPAVVQIEVSVAKPEATATRWIKQDAVARGMGSGVIFSSDGAILTNNHVIEEARAITVRFKDGRAFAARVVGRDPATDLAVLRVDAKNLAAASFADSDAARVGEWVVAIGSPFGLGHTVTTGVLSAKGRAGVGMNAIEDYLQTDASINPGNSGGPLVNLDGQVLGINTMIVSKGQGIGLAVPSNIARRVATQILKTGHVTRAWIGIGLQDLTPQLAAEIPNTPSSGALVNMVIADGPAARAHLEPGDVITKIGTRVVGDAQDIIRETFLHDVGEVLPMEVVRGGKRYQTKVTLEARKEAVPKALEVQKPTSRPAGLGLALRDVDAGNGKSIAQVAAISPDSPAARAGLKAGDVILEVDFTRLPSAADIRKAADDGRLLLRVRRDKATFYTVVR
- a CDS encoding PEGA domain-containing protein, giving the protein MRVPQYGFATALVLSASMFTAPVEAAEPGPDTLPIHVISVQTMDADDQAEALTKALRQAVRAMPGWSQAEGDYSLEVLTLSLKCPEPPDAGCQSRIADQIRADRYVWGVISKGKSNNVVGELSFWVRGKGTTSFKVDYSANLTEAQDDALKKVAMDAIMKLTDGPPKGEVKVSAGGIAGQVFVDGQPLGALTGGQGTFFVPSGKHELIVKAPGYADMISEITVKPNAPTDVTVVPVAVGDKTPTNWKRIGGFIAIGAGVGFGALGVVGTAKVDGLNKDADYSAFRQRYATTSNVCDIANGTDTASKPVGGAPEFTPEEKETILTNYCEPGSTAELLQLVFYPLAAVAAGAGIFLVATSGTRSKEKPAMGLMVLPRVSQTAVKVDVGFQF
- the truA gene encoding tRNA pseudouridine(38-40) synthase TruA, which encodes MSSLETTAGILLTVAYDGRPFAGFVPQPGQRTVAGELLAALRDVDPSIREVRGASRTDSGVHAYGQRVAFDPERDIPPRGWVLATARRLPPEIAIRRAALVPRGFVPRFESKKKCYRYIVLRDKLRDPFLEGRAWRVEGLDDAAVQRAASEASLAVGTHDFAAFRSSADQRVNTVRTIDRLSVEIDAADPRIVRIDVEGNAFMHNMVRILVGTLMDVARKRRVPGAISRALASQRRDDLGITAPPEGLYLMSMALSDEGSSPWPDGEQR